In the genome of Bacillus thuringiensis, the window TGCTGTTTTCGCCGGAGCTGGTACGGTAGGTACTTTCTTAATGGATGTATTCCTTTTCGGCGGGAGTTTCAGTGTAGGAAAATTATTCTTTATCGTGATGGTTGTAGCTGGCGTTATCGGTTTAAAGCTAGCTGATAATAAAGAAGAAACTGTGGAAGGAGCTGCTTAAAGATGGGTTGGTTTTTCGTATTTTGTGCTGCAATTAGTGAAATAGTCGGTGTGATAGGACTTAAAATGTATAGTAAAGATAAGACATTAGCCAATGGTGCGATTTATATAGGCGGGTTTGCTACATCCTTCGCATTTTTGTATACTTCCTTCTTATTTTTACAAGTAAGTGTCGCGTATGCGGTTTGGATTGGTATTGGAACAGCAGGTGCAGTTTTGTTAAACATGTTCTTGTTTGGTGAGTCGAAAAGCAAAGCGCGTATTATTAGTGTGTTTCTTATTGTATGTGGAGTGACAGGATTAAAGGCACTTTCTTAAAGATATATTGTATTTTTATCTCCTAATTGTTTATTAGGAGATTTTATTATAAAAAAAATGACTTCCTCTTAGAGTTCACTATCATTGACAGTACAATCAATTATCTTATAAAATGAGTGACAGTCATTCAATATGCGTGTGAAAGGGTTTAGATGATGAATAAAAAAGAGAAAATTGTCTATGCAGCTATTGAAGTGTTTCAGGAAAAGGGCGTCGAAAAAACGAAGATTTCTGATATCGTGAAATTAGCTGGCATTGCGCAAGGAACTTTCTATTTATATTTTCCTTCTAAGCTATCTGTTATGCCTGCAATAGCAGAAGTGATGGTTGAAAAGATGATACTTGCAGTGAAAGAGAAAGTACAAAAAGATGTACCTTTTTCAAATAAAGTGGCACAAGTAATCGATGCAGTGTTTCACTTTATAGAGGAATACCGTGAAATACAAGCTTTAATGTATGCGGGTCTTGCATCTACAGAACATATAAAAGAGTGGGAAGCTGTGTATGAGCCTCTTTATATGTGGTTAAGTGAATTTTTAAGTGGGGCGAAAGAAGCTGGTGAAATTCGTGATTCGGTTCACGCAGAACGAACAGCGAAGTTATTTATCGCTCTTGTTGAATCAGCAGCGGAACAAGTTTATTTATATGATCATAAAGATGATGAGCAAGTTGAGCTACAAAAGGCAGAAGTACTAGATTTTTTAACACATGCACTACATATAAAGAAGTAGTAAGATGAACCTGTCTGAAAAGGTAGGTTCATTTTTGAGGAAAACTGAATGATAGTCATTCACCTAATGCTTATGTATGTGTGGAAGGATAGAGTGAAATTCTAATGAGTGGAGGCATCTTCACTCATTACTAGCCCGCAAAGAGCAGGATAAAGAAAAAGCTTCTTGGGCATTATTTTTTGAGAGGAACTTACGGGAAGAGGTGTTAAAAAGTGAAGAAACCGATAAAAGAGCAAAAGATGGTATTGGTCATTCTTTTGAGTAATATATTTATCGCTTTTCTAGGGATTGGATTAATCATTCCGGTTATGCCGTCCTTTATGAATGATATGGGTTTAACAGGGAAGACGATGGGATATCTCGTTGCAGTATTTGCAATGGCACAGCTCATTACTTCACCTATTACAGGCCGATGGGTTGATCTTTACGGTAGGAAGAAAATGATAATCATTGGATTATTTATTTTTGGTGTTTCAGAGCTTCTTTTTGGATTGGGAAAAGATGTATGGATGCTTTATGTAGCAAGGGTGTTAGGCGGAATTAGTGCTGCGTTTATTATGCCTGGTGTTACGGCATATGTTGCGGATATTACATCTATTCAGGAACGTCCAAAGGCGATGGGATACTTATCTGCAGCTATTAGTACTGGATTCATTATAGGGCCTGGAATCGGCGGATTTATTGCAGAATACGGTATACGTGTGCCGTTTTTTGTTGCAGCAGCAATTGCCTTTATAGCATGTGTGATTTCGATCTTTATTTTAAAAGAACCGTTAACGAAAGAAGAACTTGCAGAGATTTCTTCTAATACGAAGGAATCAAGTTTTATTGGTGATTTAAAGAAATCATTACATCCAATGTATGCAATTGCATTTATTATCGTATTTGTACTCGCATTCGGATTATCAGCGTATGAAACAGTGTTTAGCTTGTTCTCTGATCATAAATTTGGCTTCTCGCCGAAAGATATTGCAGCAATTATTACAATTAGTTCAATCTTTGGGGTAGTTGTGCAAGTATTTATGTTTGGCAAATTAGTAGACATGTTCGGTGAGAAAGTATTAATCCAAATATGTTTAATTGTAGGGGCAGTATTAGCATTCGTCTCAACTGTAGTCTTTAATTATTGGATTGTACTTCTCGTTACTTGCTTCATTTTCTTAGCATTTGATTTACTTCGTCCAGCTTTAACGACGTTTTTATCAAAAGCAGCTGGAAAAGAGCAAGGATTCGTTGCTGGAATGAACTCGACTTATACGAGTTTAGGAAATATCGCAGGACCAGCGATGGGCGGAATATTATTTGATATGAATATTCATTATCCATATGCATTTTCAGGAGTTGTTTTAATAGTTGGTCTCGCTATTACATTTATGTGGAGAGAGAAACAGTTGGCTGAAAGTTTTGCGAAGTAATAAAACCCCTTACGACGGTAAGGGGTTTTTGTTTTATAAACTTAATCCAAACCGTTTTAATTCAATAAAAATCCCCTCTAATTGCTTTCCTTTATCCGTTAATGTGTACTCTACACGAGGCGGAACTTCTGGATATACTTTTCTCGTTATAATGCCTTGCGATTCTAATTCTTTTAGTCGAAGCGATAATGTTTTTGGACTAATACCATTCATTGATTTTTGTAAATCACTAAAGCGTAATGTTCCTTCGATAAGAAGATCACGAATGATTAAAAACGTCCATTTTGTACTAATTACATCAAGGGTTTTAGCGATAGGACAAGGTATGCCAGGTAAACCTTTCGTTAATTCAACTGGATCTATATTGTTCATGGAACTAGCCTCCATAAAATTTTTTTGGATGAATTTGCTTTATAGTATCACAAAACTATACTTTTAGTAACTATATGAAAAAAATATCACTACTTCCATAAAGGAAGTTAGTGCATATACAATAGCAATACGAAACAAAAAGGATTTATATAAGGAGGTGGTGATTTCTATGGGGATGAAAAAGTTATTTGGATTTCTTAGTTTGTTTGTTATTTGTATTGTGCTTGTAGCTTGCGGTGTGGAAGAGAAAACTGAAGTCCAGTTATTAAAAGAAATGCCAAAGCCAAAAGTAATGACAATTGATCCCTCAATAAGTAAAAAAGAAGCGACAGAAATGGTTCATGCGGCGCAGCGTTTTTATGCATTTTGGGATACAGGTAAGGAGGAAATTATTCCGCAGACTGTTACTGAAAATTTTTTCGATAATACATTGCCGAAAGGGCGACCACAAGGCATTGAAGGATTAAAGTTTGCAGCGCAAAATTTTCGTAAAGTTGTGCCTGATATACATTGCGAGATTGAAGACTTATTGGTTGTTGGTGATAAAGTAACAGCCCGTCTTTCTTTTACAGGAACGCATAATGGTAAGGAAATTAATTTTTTTGCAATTGATATTTTACATGTGAAAGACGGAAAGATAACGGAAGATTGGCATTTAGAAGATAATCTTACACTACAGCAGCAACTTGGCTTAATAGCTGAAGAGTAGATCATATAGGGGAGAGAAAAGTAATGAAAAATATATTTATTATAAATGGACATGAAAAATACGGTACAAAGGAAGGACGATTAAA includes:
- a CDS encoding DMT family transporter, which encodes MGWFFVFCAAISEIVGVIGLKMYSKDKTLANGAIYIGGFATSFAFLYTSFLFLQVSVAYAVWIGIGTAGAVLLNMFLFGESKSKARIISVFLIVCGVTGLKALS
- a CDS encoding TetR family transcriptional regulator, producing the protein MMNKKEKIVYAAIEVFQEKGVEKTKISDIVKLAGIAQGTFYLYFPSKLSVMPAIAEVMVEKMILAVKEKVQKDVPFSNKVAQVIDAVFHFIEEYREIQALMYAGLASTEHIKEWEAVYEPLYMWLSEFLSGAKEAGEIRDSVHAERTAKLFIALVESAAEQVYLYDHKDDEQVELQKAEVLDFLTHALHIKK
- a CDS encoding MFS transporter gives rise to the protein MKKPIKEQKMVLVILLSNIFIAFLGIGLIIPVMPSFMNDMGLTGKTMGYLVAVFAMAQLITSPITGRWVDLYGRKKMIIIGLFIFGVSELLFGLGKDVWMLYVARVLGGISAAFIMPGVTAYVADITSIQERPKAMGYLSAAISTGFIIGPGIGGFIAEYGIRVPFFVAAAIAFIACVISIFILKEPLTKEELAEISSNTKESSFIGDLKKSLHPMYAIAFIIVFVLAFGLSAYETVFSLFSDHKFGFSPKDIAAIITISSIFGVVVQVFMFGKLVDMFGEKVLIQICLIVGAVLAFVSTVVFNYWIVLLVTCFIFLAFDLLRPALTTFLSKAAGKEQGFVAGMNSTYTSLGNIAGPAMGGILFDMNIHYPYAFSGVVLIVGLAITFMWREKQLAESFAK
- a CDS encoding winged helix-turn-helix transcriptional regulator codes for the protein MNNIDPVELTKGLPGIPCPIAKTLDVISTKWTFLIIRDLLIEGTLRFSDLQKSMNGISPKTLSLRLKELESQGIITRKVYPEVPPRVEYTLTDKGKQLEGIFIELKRFGLSL
- a CDS encoding ester cyclase; translated protein: MGMKKLFGFLSLFVICIVLVACGVEEKTEVQLLKEMPKPKVMTIDPSISKKEATEMVHAAQRFYAFWDTGKEEIIPQTVTENFFDNTLPKGRPQGIEGLKFAAQNFRKVVPDIHCEIEDLLVVGDKVTARLSFTGTHNGKEINFFAIDILHVKDGKITEDWHLEDNLTLQQQLGLIAEE